The Verrucomicrobiia bacterium region CAAGGGTGATCGGGTCCTGCTGGTGCGCCAGTACCGGCTGCTCATCCACCGGCTCTCCTGGGAAATCCCCGGCGGCAGAGTCGATGATGGCGAAGAACCAGCCGCGGCAGCGGTGCGGGAGTGCCTCGAGGAAACTGGTATCCGCTGCGCAAATCCGCGTCCCCTGCTCTTCTACCATACGGGCCTCGACACGGTGTACAACCCGACGCACCTGTTTTATTCCGACGAAACTGCTGAGGTGCACGAACCCCAGAGCATTCACCAGCAAGAGGTGGCGGGCTGGGAATGGCTACCGCTGGCTCGTGGCCTCGAAATGATTGCTGCGGGGCAAATTCAGGACAATTTCACCATTGCCGCGCTGCTGGCATACCGTGTTTTTCGGGGTTGCGGCTCATGACCTTTAACTTGCCGGGGCGCTAAAACTCGCTTATTATCCCCCATCTGCCGCGCCGAGCGATGAGCCCTGCAACGTCAAAACCGAGTGTTTCATTTATTGTGCCCGCCCTCAATGAAGAAGGAAACGTTGAGGCAACGGTGAACACGATTCTGGCCGCGGCCAACGGCCACGTATCTGATTTCGAGATCATCCTGGTCAACGACGGCAGCACCGATGGAACGGGCGCCGTGATGGGGCGGCTGGCCGGGAAGAATGATAAGATTCGGGTCGTGCACAACAAGCGAAACCTTGGGTTCGGTGGGGCCTATAAAGAGGGCGCGGCGGCAGCCCAATGCGACTATATTATCCGGATCTGCGCCGATAATGCTTTGCCGACCGCGACCATCGGCTCGATTCTGGAACGCATCGGGCACGCCGACATCGTTATTCCCTATATCTCCAATCCGGAATTTCGGTCCGTGGGGCGACGGGTTGGCTCGCGGGGCTTCACAATTATCATCAATACATTGTTCCGGCTGCGGGTCCCTTATTACAATCATTCCGTCGTATTTCCACGGGATGTTTTGAGGACCATTTCCATCCGCACAGACGGTTTCGCGTACCAAGCGGAGGCCTTGGTGAAACTCCTGAAGGCCGGCTATACCTATACGGAGGTCGGCGTCCAGGATGTGGCACGGGTCGTGGGGAGATCGTCTGCCCTAAAGCCGCGTAACCTCTTAAATGTTTTTCGTGCCATTGGGGGCCTGACGAAGGAGATGCGTCAACCAGGAGCGATCCCCAAGCAACGTTTACCGCGGCCAGCGGTACAAGGGAAAGTAGAATCGTGAACTATCACAAGAAGATCGTCACGCCGGCGGAATTACAGGTCATCGTGAGTCAGGCGCAGTCCGACGGCAAGGTTGTGGTGCAATGCCACGGTTGCTTTGACATCCTGCACCCGGGACATTTGCGCCACCTGAGTTGGGCCAAGGAACAGGGTGATCTGCTGGTGGTCTCGGTTAGCGGTGACGGCGTTGTGCACAAGGGTAATTTCCGCCCGTACGTTCCCCAGCATCTTCGCGCCGAGAATCTGGCTGCCCTGGAAGTGGTGGATTACGTCATTTTTGACGATCACGAATGGGCCGGGCCAATCCTGGAGTTGATCAAGCCCAACATCTACGTGAAGGGCAAGGAATTCCAGAATGTGACGACAGGTCGTTTTGGCCGTGAACGCCAAATCGTTGAATCGTACGGTGGCGAGGTGCGGCTCAGTTCTGGCGACGTGGTCTATTCCTCCACGCGTATTATTGAGGATTTGAAGGATCGGATCGAGCCGGGTATCGAGCAGGTACAGGGATTCTGCAAACGCCACGGCATCACAGGAGACAGCATGAGCAAGATGCTCGCGCGAATCCACGGCAAGAACATTCTCGTGGTGGGAGACACGATTGTCGATCGCTACGTGTATTGTGATGGCCTTGGCATGAGCGCTGAGGCGCCTGTAATCGTCGTGCGACCGCTGGATTCCGAGACATTTCTCGGTGGCGCGAGCATCGTGGCGCAGCACGTGCAAGCCCTGGGCGCCACGGTCAGGTTCTGTAGTGTCATCGGCCAGGATACCGAAGGTGATTACGTACGGACCGAACTGGCGAAGCGCAACGTTCCGGCAGAATTAGTGGTCGATCCAGCACGCCCCACCACGCTCAAGACCCGTTATTTGTCTGAAGGCAAGAAACTGTTGAACGTGAACCAATTTCGTGATCACAATCTCGACACGCCCATCGCAGCCCAATTGCAGGAAAAGATCGCGGCGGCAGCTGGAACGGCGGACGCGGTCGTAATCTGCGACTTCGGTTATGGCGTGATTACCAACCCGCTGCTGGAGTTGCTGTGCTCCATTGGAGCAAAACGGAATGTGCCGGTGATCGGCGATGTTCAGTCCAGTTCCCAAATGGGGAACGTGACCCGGTTGAAAGGCATAACCATGGCGACGCCTTCGGAACGAGAGGCCCGCGTTGCACTATGCGACCGGGAAAGCGGCATCGCCGATCTCGGGGCCTTGATTCTGGCGCAGACGGGCAATAAATCCCTGATCGTGACGCTGGCCGAACGGGGCCTCATGATTTTCGACACCAATGGCAACCCGATGGGCGAAGAATGCCGATTGCTTCCTCTGCACGAGATCAAGAAACGCTTTCAACCCGATTATTTGCCGTCGTTTGCCAACCTTGTGGCCGATCCGATGGGCGCGGGCGATGCCATGTTGGCGACGATTAGTTGCTGCCTTGCGGCCGGAGCCAATGTGTGTGAGTCCGTGTTCCTCGGGAATTGCGCAGCCGCCGTCGAATGCCGAAAGATGGGCAATATCCCCGTTCGCCGCGAAGAGATTCTGGCCATTTTGAATGCGCAGATCGGCCCGGCTGTCTGATAATCGGAAACGGACCAGGATCTCCTGCTCGCCCTTATATTCCAGCTGCCAAAGCCAAGCTAGATAACTTTCCGGTATGGCGCCCAGCCGAGCTCACCGTTGATCTTCGGTTCGCTAATCCGCCGATACTCATGACCTAGGATGGAAATGGTTTCCGGTAGTTTCCTGACGGAGTCATCCTTGAACTTCACGCCCCCGAAGAACAGCGTCTGTGCGAACTCATACGGCGGAGGATTCATCGCCGGCCAGACAATTGCGACAGTCTCGGCCTCGGCCGCCGGCTTCTGGTAAGGACTTTGAAATGTACGGTCGATAATTCCGAATATGACCTTCTCATCACTCAGGGCCGTCAGCAGATGCGAAAAGGAATACCAGGACATCCCGTATTTGTAGCCGCCCGCTTCAATGTCGTGGACGGTTATACGGTAATCCACCAATTCGTCCGGCAATCCGTGCATACCCATTTGATGGAACACGGAGGCGACGAGTGTTGCGACGAGGAGAACCGAGACTCCCCAGTTCCGGTCTTTCACGGCCTGGCTCAGGTACACACCCAGCCATGCCAGCAAGCCGACGCCGGCGGGCATGATATAGCGCCGAATCCCGTAATAGCCGCCGCCCGATCGAGCGGCGATCAACACGGTAAAGAACGTGACGAACGGGCACATTGCCAGGATAAAGACTTCGAGGTTCTTCTCACGATAACTGCGAATCGCCATATGCAGGCAGAAGGAAATCACGACGAAGGCCGCCAGGATGCCAATCATATCGACCGGGTTCAGTGGAAAACTTTCCCAATTCTCCATGTGATTGAGGTAATGCACACCCTCGGGTGAGCGTGCCCAGGGATCGGCATTGAAATAGGCCGGGATACAGCGAAGCTCCATATACCAGTTGCGAACCATCAAGTCCGGGGACGCAATGCCCAGAAAGGTTGTCGAGTCCTTTGACCTTTCCGCGGCGGAAGCAAAGAGGCCCATTTTATAGAGCAGTTCGGGACTGTAGCCGACGAGGAAGGCGAATGCTGAAAAGACCGCCATTTTAGAACGAAGAAATCGTTTCAAAAAATCGCGGCCTTGTGGCAACGCCATCATGGCCACGCCGATCGCGAGCCAGACCACCAGCACATTCTTGAGCGCGTACCAATGCCAGCCCATGATCAACGCCGTCAGCGCACAAAGGCGGCTCTGCGGCCCCCGACGCAAGAGCAGGATCGTCAACCATACAAACAAGCCCACATATGTGGCCGTGAGATTGTAGCCGGAACCGTAGGGCACGATGGTGAACTTTAAGAAGTACGGCATACCAATCGCCAGCGCACAACCAGCGCCGATGGCCGCCCGTTTCCCGAGACAAAGGCCCACGCTCGCCACCAACAGTGAAATGCCCAGTCCCCAAAAGAGTAGGTTCACCAGGGCGCAAAGCTCCAGCGAGGGTTTGAAACTCGCAAAGAACAGTGCCGTCAGAAAATCCACCGGCCCCATTCCTGTGTAATCACCGGCCCACTGATAGATGTAAAACTCGCCCGACAGGATCCGTTTCATCATCAGATAGCACTGCGCGTTGCCCGAGCTGAGGAACAAGTCGTATCGCGATAGAAACGGGAGATGAAGCAGTACATAAAGGAGACCGAAGCCCGCCGACCACTTGCACAATTCCCAGCGGGATAAGTCCTTGTCAGGCGCCCCAACGGAAGAGGTCTTCATTGCCGGAGCCGTCTGTTTTTCGTGACTACTCATGGTTTGGTCTGCAAGATGTCTTGTCCAGCCCGCCGAAAGACCAGGACATTCTGCTCGTTCAACATCAATTCATAACTGGGATTGGACGCGTAGGCTTTGATGACCTCTTGCGGCACGCTCCAGGCAGGTCGCCGTTCGTTTGCATCAATGATAATGTACTTGTAATCGAAAATCTTTTCCGGTTTGTGTTCGTGATACACCCAATGCTGGATGGTGTTGAAATACCAGCGCTTGGCGACGTGGGCCAACATCGTTTGTGGCACAAGCACCGATTGGTCGCCGGGGATCATCGCCAGGGCTCTTTCCAATGTGTCGGCTTGCGGCGGCCGGACATAATCGTTCGGGTCGAACCAGAGCGTCCAACTGGATAAAGTCAGGCACGCCAGCAACACGCCGAAACCCGCGGCGTAACGGGCCGCACCAAAACGGTTCGCCAACCACGCGTTCAATTTCTGGATGCTGAAGATGGCGGAGACGAAAAGAAACGCGCCCACAGTCAAATTGTAATGCCAGCGGATAACCTTCAGCGAAACGTTATCAGCCAGCAGGTTCACGAGCAGATCGGGCAGGACAAAGATGATTGATAGCGACAAAAACGGCAAGATCCACGCCACCGGCTGAATCAATTGGATGAAGAACACGACGTTCTGCGCTCCGAAAAGCACGGAGAACACCTTTCCCGGCTCCGACACGGCTGTTTTCAATACCTGCAGCGGGGTATCACCCAACGGGCCGAAGTACGCGAACGAACGATAGGGTTGGTTGCCGCGATAATAGGGCATGACCACCTTGAACAGAAGCGCCATCGCCCCGATGCTGACGACCACCGGGGTGACGATCCACTTCCAATGCCGCCGTTGCAGGGCTGCGTAGACTCCGAACATCATCAAGGTGAGCGGGACATTCTCCTTACCAAGGCACGACAGCAACGTAAACGCGACAAACCTCCCGAACTGCTCCGTGTAGTAGAAATAGAAAGTGAATAGCAGGAACACGATAATGAATTGGGTGTCGTGAATTTGATTCACGTGCTGGGAAGCGATTGTGGGAAACAACAGAAAAGCGGCGGTCACGCACAATGCGGCAAATTGATCCTGCAGGGCCTTGCGGGCGATCAGATACATCGGGATCCCGGTGACCGCAATGAATGCTGACTGTAGGAAGAGTAACGCCGGCACGGTCGGGACGATTGCATACACGGGCAGGAGCGCCACGAGAATAAACCCGCCGTGATCACCGAAAAAACACATGTTAAGAAAATAGTGCCAAAAAAACTTCCCGTGCAGCGTTGCCCAATATGCGTGAACGAAAATCGCCGTGTCCGCTGAATCGTTCGCAAAGATGGAATACTTGCGATAGGCCAGGGCGAAAAACATCAGGGTGTAAATCCCCAGCAAAATGGCCAATGGTCGCAACGAGCCCTTCATCGCAGCGGATACCTTCGACGCACTGGTTGTGTCGCGTTTCATGCAGCGGGATCTGGCGAGGCCTTCCGATAACGTGCCCGCAAACTCGCGAATTGGCGGCCGGGAATGACCTTCCAACGATACAGCGCAAACCGGAAGACCAGGGTGAGGATCTTGAGACCGTAGACCGTGCTTTGTGTCAAACTCGCTGAAGACGCTTCTGGAAAATAGCGCGTCGGCACAGCAATCTCAGCGATCCGAAAATCCGCCGCCACCACCTGGGCCACGATCTCCTGGTCAAAGATAAATCCATCCGAGTTCATCGCGTAGTTGACCGTTTCCAGGACTTCCCGACGAAAGGCCCGATAACCCGTGTGGAACTCGGACAGTTTCAACCCGAAAATCCAATTCTCCACCCCGGTGAGAAAGCGGTTCGAAAAATACTTCCACCAAGGCATTCCCTGCTGCAACGCGGTACCCTGCTTGAGTCGCGAACCGAGCACGACGTCGGCTTCGCCCTTGATGATCGGCTCGATAATCTGCGGCACAAGCCGGGGATCGTACTGGTAATCCGGATGCACCATGACGACGATCTCGGCCCCGGCCTTGACCGCCTCGGCATAGCACGTCTTCTGGTTGGCACCGTAGCCGTAGTTGCGGTCGTGGACGAATACCTCCAGCTTCAATTCGCGGGCAATCTGTAACGTTTCATCGGTCGATCCATCATCCACCAGGATCACTGTACTGACCGTGTCCTTGGGTAGCTCCTCATACGTCATACGTAGCGTGCGCCCGGCATTGTAGGCGGGCATGACGACAACGACTTTGGGCTTCATGACGTTGCCCTCGCATGAGCGACAGCAACGAATTGATAACCAAACATGGTTTTCCAGCTTTTTGCCAGCGCGGCGTTCAGGCTGTGCAAGGCATACAACCAGCCGCCATGCCGGCGTTCCGGCACCACCAGCAGCAGAGGCACTGGTGTTGCGACAATTTCCTCCACTTCCAACCCGGCCTCCCCCAGGAAATCCCTGAAGGACCGCAACGTAAAAAAGCGCAGATGGGTCCGGTCGAGAATTCCGCGGTCCGCGTAATCGAAGCGGCCAAGAAGCAGGTTGAGACGTACCCAGAGGTGGGCAAAATTCGGCACCGAAACGATGACCTTGCCGTTCGGGCGCAGGTAGCGATTGAACCCCTTGAACACCTCCAATGGATTCCTCAGATGCTCCAAAATGTCACCATACACGATCATGTCGAATTCTCCGTTCAATGACGGTAGCGGCTTGTCCAAATCGGCTACAATCATTTCGTGGCACTGGCTTTTGCCCATGGCTGCCAACTCCGCGCTACCCTCAATGCACGTCACCTCGAAACCACGTTGTGTAAATTGTTGCGCCAAAACTCCTTGCGCAGCTCCCACATCCAAGACCCTCCGCCCCTTCCCGTCGCCAACCCGCGAAAGGATTACCGAGTGACTCGAATAAGGGTCGCTTACTTTCGATTGGTAGGTAAGCCTCTTGCCCGGATCGTGCATGCCTGCATCAACCTGAGTCTCACCCGCGCGTACTGTTTGACCGTCCGGCACAGACAGGTAAGGAGGCCGCAACGTGAATCCAAAGTCAAGCATGATAATCCCTTGCGGCTGCGCCAGCGATTGACTTGCGCCGAGTGCTTCGCTAGTCTCGCCCGCCATGGCACCGAAGGAGCAGAAATGAAGGGAGTCATCCTCGCGGGCGGATTGGGCACGCGGCTGTCGCCGTTGACCAAGATCACCAACAAGCATCTTCTGCCCATTTACGACAAGCCCATGATTTTCTACCCGATCCAGACGCTGGTGGACGCGGGCGTGCGCGACCTGCTGATTGTGACCGGCGGCAACAATGCCGGCGATTTCCTCCGGCTCCTCGGCAACGGCAGCGCCTTCAATCTGCCGCACATCAACTACACGTACCAGGAAGGCGAAGGCGGCATCGCGGACGCCTTGCGGCTCGCCGAGCACTTTGCCGACGGTGAAAAGCTCGTCGTAATGCTCGGCGACAACGTCATTGAGAAGGACAT contains the following coding sequences:
- a CDS encoding class I SAM-dependent methyltransferase gives rise to the protein MLVGDLGQRRQPRAQSAREDDSLHFCSFGAMAGETSEALGASQSLAQPQGIIMLDFGFTLRPPYLSVPDGQTVRAGETQVDAGMHDPGKRLTYQSKVSDPYSSHSVILSRVGDGKGRRVLDVGAAQGVLAQQFTQRGFEVTCIEGSAELAAMGKSQCHEMIVADLDKPLPSLNGEFDMIVYGDILEHLRNPLEVFKGFNRYLRPNGKVIVSVPNFAHLWVRLNLLLGRFDYADRGILDRTHLRFFTLRSFRDFLGEAGLEVEEIVATPVPLLLVVPERRHGGWLYALHSLNAALAKSWKTMFGYQFVAVAHARATS
- a CDS encoding NUDIX hydrolase; translation: MELPQLGERHLVYENPYQKVYTTRATFAEYTKEYYVTDFGPRAGLVAVKGDRVLLVRQYRLLIHRLSWEIPGGRVDDGEEPAAAAVRECLEETGIRCANPRPLLFYHTGLDTVYNPTHLFYSDETAEVHEPQSIHQQEVAGWEWLPLARGLEMIAAGQIQDNFTIAALLAYRVFRGCGS
- a CDS encoding glycosyltransferase family 2 protein — its product is MSPATSKPSVSFIVPALNEEGNVEATVNTILAAANGHVSDFEIILVNDGSTDGTGAVMGRLAGKNDKIRVVHNKRNLGFGGAYKEGAAAAQCDYIIRICADNALPTATIGSILERIGHADIVIPYISNPEFRSVGRRVGSRGFTIIINTLFRLRVPYYNHSVVFPRDVLRTISIRTDGFAYQAEALVKLLKAGYTYTEVGVQDVARVVGRSSALKPRNLLNVFRAIGGLTKEMRQPGAIPKQRLPRPAVQGKVES
- a CDS encoding glycosyltransferase family 2 protein, with the translated sequence MKPKVVVVMPAYNAGRTLRMTYEELPKDTVSTVILVDDGSTDETLQIARELKLEVFVHDRNYGYGANQKTCYAEAVKAGAEIVVMVHPDYQYDPRLVPQIIEPIIKGEADVVLGSRLKQGTALQQGMPWWKYFSNRFLTGVENWIFGLKLSEFHTGYRAFRREVLETVNYAMNSDGFIFDQEIVAQVVAADFRIAEIAVPTRYFPEASSASLTQSTVYGLKILTLVFRFALYRWKVIPGRQFASLRARYRKASPDPAA
- a CDS encoding DUF2079 domain-containing protein; protein product: MKRDTTSASKVSAAMKGSLRPLAILLGIYTLMFFALAYRKYSIFANDSADTAIFVHAYWATLHGKFFWHYFLNMCFFGDHGGFILVALLPVYAIVPTVPALLFLQSAFIAVTGIPMYLIARKALQDQFAALCVTAAFLLFPTIASQHVNQIHDTQFIIVFLLFTFYFYYTEQFGRFVAFTLLSCLGKENVPLTLMMFGVYAALQRRHWKWIVTPVVVSIGAMALLFKVVMPYYRGNQPYRSFAYFGPLGDTPLQVLKTAVSEPGKVFSVLFGAQNVVFFIQLIQPVAWILPFLSLSIIFVLPDLLVNLLADNVSLKVIRWHYNLTVGAFLFVSAIFSIQKLNAWLANRFGAARYAAGFGVLLACLTLSSWTLWFDPNDYVRPPQADTLERALAMIPGDQSVLVPQTMLAHVAKRWYFNTIQHWVYHEHKPEKIFDYKYIIIDANERRPAWSVPQEVIKAYASNPSYELMLNEQNVLVFRRAGQDILQTKP
- a CDS encoding PfkB family carbohydrate kinase, with translation MNYHKKIVTPAELQVIVSQAQSDGKVVVQCHGCFDILHPGHLRHLSWAKEQGDLLVVSVSGDGVVHKGNFRPYVPQHLRAENLAALEVVDYVIFDDHEWAGPILELIKPNIYVKGKEFQNVTTGRFGRERQIVESYGGEVRLSSGDVVYSSTRIIEDLKDRIEPGIEQVQGFCKRHGITGDSMSKMLARIHGKNILVVGDTIVDRYVYCDGLGMSAEAPVIVVRPLDSETFLGGASIVAQHVQALGATVRFCSVIGQDTEGDYVRTELAKRNVPAELVVDPARPTTLKTRYLSEGKKLLNVNQFRDHNLDTPIAAQLQEKIAAAAGTADAVVICDFGYGVITNPLLELLCSIGAKRNVPVIGDVQSSSQMGNVTRLKGITMATPSEREARVALCDRESGIADLGALILAQTGNKSLIVTLAERGLMIFDTNGNPMGEECRLLPLHEIKKRFQPDYLPSFANLVADPMGAGDAMLATISCCLAAGANVCESVFLGNCAAAVECRKMGNIPVRREEILAILNAQIGPAV